In one window of Mercurialis annua linkage group LG4, ddMerAnnu1.2, whole genome shotgun sequence DNA:
- the LOC126676669 gene encoding phosphatidylinositol 4-phosphate 5-kinase 4-like, whose translation MSKEQSGVIKAWEATIRKTQAAKKRANSIFGTISVAHADDENEEDNDNNGGVQLEPYHAEKILPNGDYYTGQWSDNFPCGQGKYLWTDGCMYIGEWSRGKTMGRGKFSWPSGATYEGEFKSGYMDGTGVYTGPSGDTYKGHWIMNLKHGHGIKSFANGDLYDGEWRRGLQEGNGRYQWPNGNYYVGEWKNGMIAGKGTFVWSNGNRFDGNWEDCLPKGNGTFQWADGNFYVGNWSKDPNEQNGTYYPCSSTSSPEGQLDKWDPQDVYKVDLCECHICPGEKVSILPSQKKLAVWNSSKGGVGEKPRRISVDGRVSVGGERAYDRMNMWDCSGDEGQCTLEGDQSCNGEDGNSRFVPIKVPKFVKRQGDTICKGHKNYELMLNLQLGIRHSVGRPAPSASLDLKASAFDPKEKLWTRFPPEGTKHTPPHSSCEFKWKDYCPLVFRTLRKLFKVDPADYMLSICGNDALRELSSPGKSGSFFYLTNDDRYMIKTMKKAEVKVLIRMLSAYYNHVRAFENTLVTKFFGLHCVKLTGTAQKKVRFIIMGNLFCSEYTIHRRFDLKGSSLGRTTDKHESEIESTTILKDLDLNFIFRLQKAWFQEFCRQVDRDCELLEQERIMDYSLLVGLHFREVSPTGDLIPSPSRPVTTSGGELEINDAAPRLSRADMDHILLDPARWARIRLGVNMPARVERTMRRNHCEYQLVGEPTGEFYDVIMFFGIIDILQDYDISKKLEHAYKSIQYDPTSISAVDPKQYSRRFRDFIFKIFKEDS comes from the exons ATGAGTAAAGAACAAAGCGGAGTTATAAAGGCATGGGAAGCCACCATAAGGAAGACTCAGGCAGCCAAGAAAAGGGCCAACAGCATCTTCGGTACGATCTCTGTCGCGCATGCGGACgatgaaaatgaagaagataatGACAACAATGGAGGCGTTCAGCTGGAACCCTACCATGCAGAGAAAATCTTACCCAACGGAGATTATTATACAGGCCAATGGAGCGATAATTTCCCATGCGGACAAGGCAAATATTTATGGACAGACGGATGCATGTACATCGGAGAATGGAGCCGAGGAAAAACAATGGGCAGAGGCAAATTTAGCTGGCCATCGGGTGCAACTTATGAAGGAGAATTCAAAAGCGGCTATATGGACGGTACCGGCGTTTATACAGGGCCTAGCGGCGATACATATAAAGGACATTGGATCATGAACTTGAAACACGGGCATGGAATCAAGAGTTTCGCCAACGGAGATTTATACGACGGGGAATGGCGGCGGGGTTTGCAAGAAGGGAACGGAAGGTATCAATGGCCGAACGGGAATTACTACGTTGGCGAATGGAAGAACGGGATGATAGCCGGTAAAGGAACATTTGTTTGGAGCAACGGAAATAGATTTGATGGAAATTGGGAAGATTGCTTGCCTAAGGGGAATGGAACATTTCAATGGGCCGATGGGAATTTTTATGTTGGAAATTGGAGTAAAGATCCTAATGAACAAAACGGGACTTATTATCCTTGCTCTTCGACATCGTCACCCGAAGGACAATTAGACAAATGGGATCCTCAGGATGTGTACAAGGTTGATTTATGTGAATGTCACATTTGCCCGGGAGAGAAGGTGTCGATTTTGCCGTCGCAGAAGAAGCTCGCGGTATGGAATTCGTCGAAAGGCGGGGTCGGTGAGAAACCGAGGAGGATATCGGTGGACGGAAGGGTGAGTGTGGGCGGAGAAAGGGCATATGATAGGATGAATATGTGGGATTGTAGTGGCGATGAAGGTCAATGTACTTTGGAAGGAGATCAATCTTGTAATGGTGAAGATGGAAATTCAAGATTTGTTCCTATTAAAGTACCAAAATTTGTTAAGAGACAAGGGGATACCATTTGTAAAGGTCATAAGAATTATGAGCTCATGCTCAATCTCCAGCTAGGAATCAG GCATTCAGTTGGAAGACCTGCTCCAAGTGCATCTCTTGATCTGAAGGCTTCAGCTTTTGATCCGAAAGAAAAATTATGGACAAGATTTCCTCCGGAAGGAACTAAACATACTCCGCCACATTCATCATGCGAATTTAAATGGAAGGACTACTGTCCATTGGTTTTCAGGACTTTAAGGAAGCTGTTTAAGGTGGATCCTGCTGATTACATGCTGTCAATATGCGGGAATGATGCGCTTCGCGAACTGTCGTCTCCCGGAAAAAGTGGCAGCTTTTTTTACTTGACAAATGACGATCGATATATGATTAAGACAATGAAGAAAGCTGAAGTCAAA GTGCTTATAAGAATGCTTAGTGCCTATTATAACCATGTTAGAGCCTTTGAGAACACTTTAGTCACCAAGTTTTTCGGTCTGCATTGTGTCAAATTAACTGGGACTGCACAGAAAAAG GTGAGGTTCATCATAATGGGAAATCTATTCTGTTCCGAATACACAATCCATAGGCGTTTCGACTTGAAAGGATCTTCTCTCGGGCGGACAACAGATAAACATGAATCAGAGATTGAGTCAACAACCATACTTAAAGACTTGGATTTGAATTTCATATTCAGATTACAAAAAGCATGGTTTCAGGAGTTTTGCAG GCAAGTAGATAGGGATTGTGAGCTTCTTGAACAGGAAAGGATTATGGATTACAGTTTACTTGTCGGTCTTCACTTTCGAGAAGTATCACCTACAGGAGATCTCATTCCCTCGCCATCTCGCCCTGTTACGACTTCTGGAG GGGAACTTGAGATCAATGACGCAGCTCCTCGCCTTTCACGAGCAGATATGGACCATATTCTTCTTGACCCGGCCAG GTGGGCTCGGATTAGATTGGGAGTAAACATGCCTGCGCGAGTTGAAAGAACAATGAGAAGAAACCATTGCGAGTATCAGCTTGTAGGAGAACCGACAGGCGAGTTTTATGATGTGATCATGTTTTTCGGTATTATAGACATCCTTCAGGATTACGACATTAGCAAGAAATTGGAGCATGCTTATAAATCCATTCAGTATGATCCGACTTCCATCTCAGCAGTCGATCCTAAACAATATTCGAGGCGCTTTCGGGATTTTATATTCAAGATTTTTAAAGAAGATTCTTGA